A single genomic interval of Argopecten irradians isolate NY chromosome 8, Ai_NY, whole genome shotgun sequence harbors:
- the LOC138329918 gene encoding uncharacterized protein produces MADAASINSNIVFTYDEERQMNMKDFFTEYQHNLPQLVIITEGCSTGDCEDFSSDDVYWVHTYSQQPRVLAEDGGDSYLSIPIKTDTRYFVVGQSGVEDRAKTLDTILKENKELSITIQHTNITKPRLTLCGIHKKPTSSVTVYRGIHGNSCKCTNCTEQPLTLCGVHKETYLVGNCLQGNSCKYTNCTEQPLTLCGVHKETYLVGNCLQGNSCKYTICTEQPLTLCGVHKETYLVGNCLQYRTATDVVWGSLLGSQVTTALSTDIQCATVIGIKDRSEAEFQDYLQQLTNSVKDFLFDTSAGSRQTKRVPKAEGEDGGGLTNRGSSYCVFEGYPEEHWYTELVDSNSSLDVVDVEYTCVNQTDEEKQENHSQTTRIPDSSLVHELNDQKPLLQRNAAKKLSDSDLEDKLKTTSQVLDLPPQKDAKRTGNNIVDEKLGAFIQRLPSQNSAYKLFRHNVPADLKKDTEIESPQESVHELDQHCVHDNQEFRLQPSVMSLRKAEKRMDEDDIHGNKQTLQQPPPVPPRKLTQKSDTPNIQERQEASSPKPMLPPRKTTQSLDEFGIQKSREIGKRSTISTSFSTEEKEKDQLQSTKKQGPQLSNGPSLQCVSVTVLSSHLGELGLRKKVIKKFEKNKIDGTTLHNPRFTDDILKTEYGLTPTELVKLRQYIDKGHIPK; encoded by the exons ATGGCGGACGCTGCAAGCATTAATAGTAATATAGTTTTTACATACGACGAAGAAAGACAAATGAACATGAAAGATTTCTTTACTGAGTACCAACATAACCTACCCCAACTTGTGATAATAACCGAAGGTTGTAGCACAGGCGATTGTGAGGACTTTAGTTCAGACGAC GTATATTGGGTCCACACGTATTCACAACAACCCCGAGTGTTGGCTGAAGACGGCGGAGATTCTTATCTTTCTATCCCCATAAAAACAGATACACGCTATTTTGTTGTGGGACAGTCGGGAGTTG AAGACCGCGCTAAGACGCTAGATACTATATTGAAGGAGAATAAAGAATTGTCGATAACAATCCAACACACCAATATTACAAAACCAAGACTAACGTTGTGTGGGATACACAAGAAACCTACCTCGTCGGTAACTGTCTACAGGGGAATTCAC GGGAATTCATGTAAGTGCACGAATTGTACAGAACAGCCACTGACGTTGTGTGGGGTACACAAGGAAACCTACCTCGTCGGTAACTGTCTACAGGGGAATTCATGTAAGTACACGAATTGTACAGAACAGCCACTGACGTTGTGTGGGGTACACAAGGAAACCTACCTAGTCGGTAACTGTCTACAGGGGAATTCATGTAAGTACACGATTTGTACAGAACAGCCACTGACGTTGTGTGGGGTACACAAGGAAACCTACCTCGTCGGTAACTGTCTACAGTACAGAACAGCCACTGACGTTGTGTGGG GTTCTCTACTTGGTAGCCAGGTGACTACAGCACTATCTACTGATATCCAATGTGCCACAGTGATTGGGATAAAGGACAGATCAGAAGCCGAGTTCCAGGACTATCTGCAGCAACTAACAAACTCTGTAAAGGACTTCCTGTTTGACACTTCCGCCGGAAGTAGAC AAACAAAGCGGGTTCCAAAAGCAGAGGGAGAAGATGGCGGAGGTCTGACAAACCGGGGCAGTAGTTACTGTGTATTTGAGGGATATCCGGAGGAGCATTGGTATACTGAGCTTGTAGACAGCAATAGTTCATTAGATGTCGTCGATGTGGAATACACCTGTGTCAATCAAACTGACGAAGAAAAACAAGAGAACCATAGTCAAACAACTAGAATTCCAGATTCATCTTTAGTGCATGAACTCAACGACCAAAAACCATTATTGCAAAGAAATGCAGCTAAAAAATTGTCTGACTCAGACTTGGAGGACAAACTAAAAACTACATCGCAGGTGCTGGATTTACCACCACAGAAAGACGCAAAAAGAACGGGAAATAACATCGTTGACGAAAAACTAGGAGCCTTTATACAGCGACTGCCTTCTCAAAATTCCGCATATAAATTGTTCAGACATAATGTTCCAGCTGATCTAAAGAAGGACACAGAGATAGAGAGTCCTCAGGAGTCCGTACATGAATTGGATCAACATTGCGTTCATGACAATCAAGAGTTTAGATTACAACCATCGGTGATGTCTCTTCGAAAAGCCGAAAAAAGAATGGATGAAGATGATATTcatggaaataaacaaacattacaaCAACCGCCACCAGTGCCCCCTCGAAAACTCACACAAAAATCTGACACACCTAACATTCAAGAACGTCAAGAAGCATCAAGCCCAAAACCGATGTTGCCTCCCCGAAAGACTACGCAAAGTCTTGACGAATTTGGCATTCAGAAAAGCAGGGAAATAGGAAAACGATCTACGATTTCGACTTCCTTCAGCACGGAGGAGAAAGAAAAAGATCAGCTCCAAAGTACAAAGAAGCAAGGACCGCAACTTAGCAACGGTCCGTCATTACAATGCGTATCAGTGACCGTATTAAGTTCTCATTTAGGAGAACTTGGCCTAAGGAAAAAAGTGATaaagaaatttgaaaagaaTAAGATCGACGGTACAACACTGCATAATCCGAGATTCACTGACGATATACTAAAAACAGAATACGGCTTAACACCGACTGAGCTAGTCAAGTTGCGTCAGTATATCGACAAAGGACATATACCAAAATAA